The genomic region AACTGATTTAACTTCATCTTTAGGTTTTACTGTTTCAGCCTTTTCTTTATCTACTTCTTTTTTGTCAGCTTGCTCTTTATCAGATTTTTCTTTTTCAGCTTTATCAGTAATTTCTTTTTCTGCTACAGGTGTTGCTTCAGTTTTAGCCTCTTCTTTTACTTCAGGTTTTTCATCTGCTTTTACAGCATCAATCTTTAATTCTGGAAGTTCTTCAACTACAGGTGTTGTTAGAGCAGAGTCTGCATCCTTCTTATTTGTAGCTGCAAAATCAGAAGTAGTCGGATTTACTGGTAGAGTCTCATCAGCTTGTACTCCATTAGCACCTAAAACAAGTGCCGTTCCCAAAAGGACACTCGCTGCCCCAAAACTATATTTACGGATAGAGAAACGCTGGGCTCTTCTACCATGATATTTTTCCATTCTCGAATACATGTTTTCTCCTTTTTCTCTCAACTTAAATTTTTACAGTTCTTAGAAACACATATATATTTATATATTAAATTTTTGGTTCCAAAAACAACCATACCAGTTTATCATAAATAAAATTAACTCGTCAATAAATACATCTTATTTATGCTCGATTTATTTATATTATTTTTGTGCCCTAGGTACAAAAAAATAATATTATCAAACTCTTCCTAAACATACTTGGATATATATTTCATAAAAAATACAACATAGAAGACAACAAACTATCATCTCAAAAATGAATATATACTATTTCTGAGATGTACTATTTGTCGCGGGTACATCCTCTATAGATATTATGGAGCCGCTTTTCTTAAACCTACTACAGTGGACAAAGAGTAAAAAAAGAAGATGACGAATCATCTTCTCAAAAACTATGAGTTTTTAGTCTTCTTTTTTCTTGCGAGCAAGAAGTCCAAATCCACCTAGGGCTCCAAGAAGTCCAAACGCTGCGAGGCTAGCATTAGCTTCTGTACCTGTGTTAGGCAATTCTTTTTGACCATCAACATATTTAGGTGTTGCTGGTTTAGTAGCTGAATCAGTTGGTACTGATGTTTCAGCTGGTGTTGGAACAGCAGGTTGGGTTGGAGTTGTTGGTTGTTCCGGTTGCACTGGAGCTACTGGTTGTTCAGGAGTCTCTGGTGTTGTTGGAACAGGTTGTGGTGTTGCCACTTTCTTGTAATGATGTACAAGATTTCCATTAGGGTCTTTCGTAGTTGTTACGTATTCGTAACCTGAAATTCCTTTTGGAGCTTGTGCTCCTTTTTCACTTGGTGCGATATCTTTACCATTTTCGTCTACATAGTAAGTCACAACTTGTTCAGGTTGCGGTTTTGGTTGTGGAGTATAACCGTCCTGATCACCATTTGGAGTTACATTTGGAATGTAATTAATTGGTGTATCCTCACCTGGATTTGTTGGGATGTTTGGTACTACATATCCTTTTGATGGATCTTTCGGATCAACTGGTTTAAGTGGGTTGCCATCTTTATCTTCTGGTGTGAATCCTGGAACGTATGGTAACACTTCTGTTGGTTGTCCTGGTTTTGTTGGATCTTGTGGGTCATTTGGATACTTGATTGGGGTAGTTGGTTGACCTGGAATGTTTGGAATCCAAGAACCAAGTGGTTTGTAAACATATGTTACTGTTGTTCCATCTGTTCCAATCTTACCTTTAGCTTCACCTTCTACACGGTCCAATACATAGCCAGTAATAACTTTTCCACTTGTAGAGTAGTCATCACCAACTTTACCTTCTTTAGTTTCTGTTGGTAGAAGTTCTTTCCCATTTTCATCTACATATTTAACTACCAAGTTAGCTTTGTTGGCTACATAGTTAATTGGTGTATCCTCACCTGGATTTGTTGGGATACTTGGAACTTCATATCCTTTAGTTGGATCGTTTGGATCTACTGGTTTCAACGGATTACCATCTTTATCTTCTGGTGTGAATCCTGGAACGTATGGTAATGTTTCTGTTGGTTGACCCGGTTTTGTTGGATCTGTTGGATCATTTGGATACTTGATTGGGTTTGTTGGTTGACCTGGAATGTTTGGAATCCAAGAACCAAGTGGTTTGTAAACATATGTTACTGTTGTTCCATCTGTTCCAATCTTACCTTTAGCTTCACCTTCTACACGGTCCAATACATAGCCAGTAATAACTTTTCCACTTGTAGAGTAGTCATCACCAACTTTACCTTCTTTAGTTTCTGTTGGTAGAAGTTCTTTCCCATTTTCATCTACATATTTAACTACCAAGTTAGCTTTGTTAGCTACATAGTTAATTAGTGTATCCTCACCTGGATTTGTTGGGATACTTGGAACTTCATATCCTTTAGTTGGATCGTTTGGATCTACTGGTTTCAACGGATTACCATCTTTATCTTCTGGTGTGAATCCTGGAACGTATGGTAATGTTTCTGTTGGTTGACCCGGTTTTGTTGGATCTGTTGGATCATTTGGATACTTGATTGGGTTTGTTGGTTGACCTGGGATGTTTGGAATCCATGAACCGATTGGTTTGTAGGTTACTACTTCTTTAGTATTTTCTGAATCTGCAGTTACTTTTGTAGCTGGTACTGTTGCTTTATCAGCTAAGTATCCTTTAACTACTGGTGATTTCACTTCAGGTAAGTCTTTAGCTTCTGACCAGTCTCCGTATGTAACCTCACCTGTAACCAAGTTGACTTTAGCTTCACGTGTGAATTTAGCTTCTTGAGTTACTGTTTTTGGTGTTCCGTCTTCATTTAACACTGGAGTTCCATCTGCGTATACGTATGTGATTGTACGTGTTACTGTTTTGTTTAGATCTTTTTCTTCAAGTCCAGCTGGATATTTAGGACCGTCTGGGTTATTTGGATCTACTGGAGTTCCTGGTGTTTTTGGTTGATCTGGTGTTACTGTAACTTCTTTAGCTTTAAGTGTTACTTTGAACTCTTGATCAGTGTCTTTATCTTTATCGAACTTACCACCTTCAGGGTATGTATTAGATACTAATTCATATCCTTTGTTTTCAAGTTCTTTGATTTTAGCTTTTACGTCAGCTTCTTTTGTAAGTGGTGTATCTGAGTCACCTTCTTCAGTAATAGCGTCAACACCTGGGATTGGATTCCCTTTTTCATCTACGAATGTTGTTTTCGCTTTTTGCGTGTCTTTTACGTAGTTGATTGGTGTGTCTTGACTTGGATCTGTTGGAAGATCTGGTACGATATATCCTTTTGTTGGATCTGCTGGATCTACTGGTTTAAGTGGATTTCCATCTTTATCCTTCGGTGTGAATCCTGGTACATATGGTAACACTTCTGTTGGTTTACCTGGTTGTGTTGGATCATCTGGATTATTTGGATATTTGATTGGGTTTGTTGGTTGTCCTGGGATGTTTGGAATCCATGATCCGATTGGTTTGTAGGTTACTACTTCCGTAATATCTTTTGAATCTCCAGTTACATTTACTACTGGAACACTTGCTTTATCAGCTAAGAAACCTGTTACTACTGGTGATTTAACTTCAGCTAAATCTTTAGCTTCTGACCAATCTCCGTATGTAACTTCTCCTGTAACTAAGTTTACTTTTGCTTCACGTGTGAATTTAGCTTCTTGTGTTACTGTTTTTGGTGTTCCATCTTCATTTAATACTGGAGTTCCATCTTCGTACACATAAGTGATTGTACGTGTAACAGTTTTGTTTAGATCTTTTTCTTCCAAGCCAGCTGGGTATTTAGGTCCGTCTGGGTTGTTTAGATCTACTGGAGTTCCTGGTGTTTTTGGTTGATCTGGTGTTACTGTAACTTCTTTTTGTTTAAGTATTACTTTGAACTCTTGATCTGTATCTTTATCCGTATCGAACTTACCACCTTCTGGGTATGTATTAGATACTAATTCATATCCTTTGTTTTCAAGTTCTTTGATCTTAGCTTTAACATCAGCTTCTTTTGTTAATGGAGTTTCTGATCCACCTTGTTCTGTAATTTCAGCTACTCCTGGAATTGCATTTCCTTTTTCGTCTACAAATATTGTTTTCGCTTTTTGGATTGCTGTATATTTAACAACATATTCGTAATCTTCATCTGTAGCTGTTGTTGCTTGTACTGGAACTTTTTCTACACTTGCGATGTAACCTTCTTTTTGAGGTACTGCAAGTTCTGGAAGATCAGTGCTTTGTCCATCAGTTCCTTTCCAGTTAATATAAACTGGTCTGTCATTAGAGTTAATTACCGCTTTACCTTCTGCAGTTAACTTGATTGAACCTGTGTAGCTTACAGTTTGTTTTTGTGATGGGAATACTTCTGTACCCGCTAAGCCTGCAACATTATCCGCATATACAAATTTAATTGTACGGTTTACTTCTTCTACTTTTGTTTTCTTAACATAATCATACTCTGCTGGGGTAACAAATGCAGATCCATTTATACCTTTAGCTTTTAATTCTTCTTCAGAATATAAATCTCTTGCTCTTGTCTTCGTAACACTTAGTGTTCCTTTTGTATTTTCAGCAGGGATATCTGCAAGAATGTATTCTTCTCCATTAACTTCTTTAACTAAGTCTACGGGATCATTACTTACATCATATTTGTTTCCAAGTACATTAGTATAATCTTTTGAACCATCTTCACTTAAAGGAATATTCCCCGTATATCTTGTTGGTTCAAAACCTATAACTTCACCTGTCACTAAATCTTTAAATGTTCTAACAACAGCACCTGTTGGTGGCTCACCTTGAACTTTACCGTCACCTTTAACACTCCAACCATTTGGCACTGTAGTTGCAACGTCTTCTTTTTCACCGTTAACAGATTCTCCACCTGATACAGTAAGAGTTGCTGCAGTTTTATCGTTTCCTACATAACCTTCTTTAATTAATCCATTTTCATAAGTAATTTTAGAATATTCACTTGTTAAGGTTTTGTCTTTTATTACTTTTTCAATACCTAAAGATTGAAGAGGCATAGAAACTACAGAACCTTCTTGAATAGCACCTTCTGTAACTGTAAGTTCTAACTCAGTTGGTGAGATTAATCTAGGTGTTAGTGTGAACCCACTATCACGACCATCGTTTAGAATCCAAACGTTGTTTTCGTTAGCTTTAACATTAGCCCATCGACTAGCTGGACGATATGTAATACTATCTCCTTTATTAGGGTTAATAGTGGACGCTGTATTTAATCCATTTACAAAGTTAGAACTTCCTTCAAGTTCTTTAAACTCAGTAAAATCTGCATTTGGAAGTTTAATAGTGAATTTAGATCCTACCCCATAACGAACATCTGAATCAGTTTTTAATACGATTGAATCACTTCTACCTGTTTGCTCATTGTTAAGGTATGTCAATCCATTGTTTTCACTTAGTGATGCACTAGTACCTTGTTTTTGATAGTTAGGTTGTTGACCTTTTCTTGTATAAGTATGTTCAAGAACTGTACGCCCATCAATTTTGATAGTTGCTGTATACGGAGTATCTTTTGAAATTTCTGGTGCATAGTATCCACTCCCCGATAAATTACTCGCTCCAAACGACACATTAGGATAGTCTTTTACTTTATCGTTCCACTCGATGTTGTAAGTATATGTACCAGTTTCATTCGCTACCGCTGGTTGCTCAGCAACACGCTGATCATAAGTCATTCCACGTTGAGTACGTTGTCCCCAATATGGTGTAGATTTGTTATTGTTGTTTCCTGTAGTTGTTTTATAATCGATAGATTTAACTTTACCAACTACTGTTCCATCTGTCTCTCTGATTTCCGTATTTACTGCCAAACCACCACCTAGCTCAGCTA from Streptococcus mitis NCTC 12261 harbors:
- a CDS encoding mucin-binding protein, producing the protein MYSRMEKYHGRRAQRFSIRKYSFGAASVLLGTALLLGANAVKADETSTASTKTSEVTNSDKQKPDSAITTPVVEELPELKIDAVKADEKPEVKEEAKPVAEKEVTDKAATEKSDKEQADKKEVAKEKTDKESPKKAATEKAQDEVKTVLTQLTSEAEVMASVASNFSDKEVKDEAAKKELAVTIEAVKLEAAKSNDLLSSDASKDQMVAQVNRLSAAIEAVYTEMKRAGHAGKVESVLAATASKITGKDVLKDGETVNAVTNAYVDMNADNTKPVGWGFDTTISTSTLKAGSITKIELTNLAELGGGLAVNTEIRETDGTVVGKVKSIDYKTTTGNNNNKSTPYWGQRTQRGMTYDQRVAEQPAVANETGTYTYNIEWNDKVKDYPNVSFGASNLSGSGYYAPEISKDTPYTATIKIDGRTVLEHTYTRKGQQPNYQKQGTSASLSENNGLTYLNNEQTGRSDSIVLKTDSDVRYGVGSKFTIKLPNADFTEFKELEGSSNFVNGLNTASTINPNKGDSITYRPASRWANVKANENNVWILNDGRDSGFTLTPRLISPTELELTVTEGAIQEGSVVSMPLQSLGIEKVIKDKTLTSEYSKITYENGLIKEGYVGNDKTAATLTVSGGESVNGEKEDVATTVPNGWSVKGDGKVQGEPPTGAVVRTFKDLVTGEVIGFEPTRYTGNIPLSEDGSKDYTNVLGNKYDVSNDPVDLVKEVNGEEYILADIPAENTKGTLSVTKTRARDLYSEEELKAKGINGSAFVTPAEYDYVKKTKVEEVNRTIKFVYADNVAGLAGTEVFPSQKQTVSYTGSIKLTAEGKAVINSNDRPVYINWKGTDGQSTDLPELAVPQKEGYIASVEKVPVQATTATDEDYEYVVKYTAIQKAKTIFVDEKGNAIPGVAEITEQGGSETPLTKEADVKAKIKELENKGYELVSNTYPEGGKFDTDKDTDQEFKVILKQKEVTVTPDQPKTPGTPVDLNNPDGPKYPAGLEEKDLNKTVTRTITYVYEDGTPVLNEDGTPKTVTQEAKFTREAKVNLVTGEVTYGDWSEAKDLAEVKSPVVTGFLADKASVPVVNVTGDSKDITEVVTYKPIGSWIPNIPGQPTNPIKYPNNPDDPTQPGKPTEVLPYVPGFTPKDKDGNPLKPVDPADPTKGYIVPDLPTDPSQDTPINYVKDTQKAKTTFVDEKGNPIPGVDAITEEGDSDTPLTKEADVKAKIKELENKGYELVSNTYPEGGKFDKDKDTDQEFKVTLKAKEVTVTPDQPKTPGTPVDPNNPDGPKYPAGLEEKDLNKTVTRTITYVYADGTPVLNEDGTPKTVTQEAKFTREAKVNLVTGEVTYGDWSEAKDLPEVKSPVVKGYLADKATVPATKVTADSENTKEVVTYKPIGSWIPNIPGQPTNPIKYPNDPTDPTKPGQPTETLPYVPGFTPEDKDGNPLKPVDPNDPTKGYEVPSIPTNPGEDTLINYVANKANLVVKYVDENGKELLPTETKEGKVGDDYSTSGKVITGYVLDRVEGEAKGKIGTDGTTVTYVYKPLGSWIPNIPGQPTNPIKYPNDPTDPTKPGQPTETLPYVPGFTPEDKDGNPLKPVDPNDPTKGYEVPSIPTNPGEDTPINYVANKANLVVKYVDENGKELLPTETKEGKVGDDYSTSGKVITGYVLDRVEGEAKGKIGTDGTTVTYVYKPLGSWIPNIPGQPTTPIKYPNDPQDPTKPGQPTEVLPYVPGFTPEDKDGNPLKPVDPKDPSKGYVVPNIPTNPGEDTPINYIPNVTPNGDQDGYTPQPKPQPEQVVTYYVDENGKDIAPSEKGAQAPKGISGYEYVTTTKDPNGNLVHHYKKVATPQPVPTTPETPEQPVAPVQPEQPTTPTQPAVPTPAETSVPTDSATKPATPKYVDGQKELPNTGTEANASLAAFGLLGALGGFGLLARKKKED